A region of Natribaculum luteum DNA encodes the following proteins:
- a CDS encoding cytochrome P450, whose product MSDTESTTATDSTLEAKPPGPSGIPIVGSTLSIARDPLGFAETVREYGDVVAYEAFGTEFVAVFDPEIVEQVLVSRSDAFHKGEFETEFGELVASEGVAFTEGERWRRQRTLLQTSFTPDRIQSYADEVVAETARLADGWADGEVVDLRETLSTFTLRVLTRTLFDLTIDDDRAETVRRATRAISSSADPSGFALRSILPSWVPMRSEREYERAMADLSALVSELVADRRAASETGDDLLSLLATAEYPDGTRMSPETVRDQLVTFLFAGHETSATALTFACWLLAGDSSVRSRLDCELETVLEDRDPTFADLSDLTFTEAIVSEAMRLYPPVVGLYREPLETITLGGYRIPAGTTVQLSTYGIHRDGQWWDDPEAFRPTRWLEERDRPEYAYFPFGGGPRHCLGMRFATMELKLALATLARRLEFDRVTASLSPSVGVTLDPGRLEMRVRKRS is encoded by the coding sequence ATGAGCGACACAGAGTCGACGACAGCGACGGATTCGACACTCGAGGCAAAGCCCCCCGGACCGAGTGGGATTCCGATCGTCGGGAGCACACTCTCGATCGCCCGCGACCCGCTCGGATTCGCCGAGACGGTACGCGAGTACGGCGACGTCGTCGCCTACGAGGCGTTCGGCACCGAGTTCGTCGCGGTCTTCGATCCCGAAATCGTCGAACAGGTGCTGGTCTCACGAAGCGACGCGTTCCACAAAGGTGAGTTCGAGACCGAGTTCGGCGAGCTCGTCGCCTCCGAGGGCGTGGCGTTCACCGAGGGCGAGCGGTGGCGTCGCCAGCGAACGCTCCTACAGACGTCGTTCACGCCGGACCGAATCCAGTCGTACGCCGACGAGGTTGTCGCGGAGACGGCGAGGCTCGCCGACGGGTGGGCCGATGGCGAGGTCGTCGACCTCCGCGAGACGCTGTCGACGTTCACCCTTCGCGTGCTGACCCGGACGCTGTTCGATCTCACGATCGACGACGACCGGGCCGAAACCGTCAGGCGGGCCACCCGCGCGATCTCGTCGAGCGCCGACCCCAGCGGGTTCGCGCTCCGCTCGATTCTCCCCTCGTGGGTGCCGATGCGATCCGAACGCGAGTACGAACGGGCGATGGCCGACCTCTCGGCGCTCGTCTCGGAACTGGTCGCCGACCGCCGCGCGGCGAGTGAGACGGGCGACGACCTCCTCTCGCTGCTGGCCACCGCGGAGTACCCCGACGGAACGCGAATGTCACCAGAGACCGTCAGAGACCAACTCGTTACGTTCCTCTTTGCCGGCCACGAGACGAGCGCGACCGCGCTTACGTTCGCCTGCTGGCTGCTGGCGGGCGACTCGAGCGTTCGCAGTCGGCTGGATTGCGAACTCGAGACCGTCCTCGAGGACCGCGATCCGACGTTCGCGGATCTCTCCGACCTCACGTTCACGGAGGCGATCGTCAGCGAGGCGATGCGGCTCTATCCGCCGGTAGTGGGGCTCTACCGCGAACCGCTCGAGACGATCACGCTCGGCGGCTACCGAATCCCGGCCGGCACGACCGTTCAGCTCTCGACCTACGGAATTCACCGCGACGGGCAGTGGTGGGACGACCCCGAGGCGTTCCGGCCAACACGCTGGCTCGAGGAGCGCGACCGACCCGAGTATGCCTACTTCCCGTTCGGCGGCGGGCCGCGCCACTGTCTCGGAATGCGCTTTGCGACGATGGAACTTAAGCTCGCGCTCGCGACGCTCGCCCGCCGACTCGAGTTCGATCGCGTCACGGCGTCGCTCTCCCCGTCGGTAGGGGTCACCCTCGATCCGGGACGTCTCGAGATGCGAGTGCGAAAACGTAGCTAG
- a CDS encoding GNAT family N-acetyltransferase: protein MTLDVRQVVPADAASIREVARESWHATYDEVLDRETIAKTVDDWYAVDDLERSIVEARERADATFLVADDADEGVVGFAHAKPWQDDPAVAYLIRIYVRPDLWDEGIGHRLLERLEADLESAFDRLRLVVLADNDVGVSFYEATGFERVETRESGLDEGLEEYVYEKLL from the coding sequence GTGACACTCGACGTCAGACAGGTGGTCCCGGCGGACGCTGCGTCGATCCGCGAGGTCGCCCGCGAGAGCTGGCACGCCACCTACGACGAGGTTCTCGACCGCGAGACGATCGCGAAGACGGTCGACGACTGGTACGCCGTCGACGACCTCGAGCGGTCGATCGTCGAGGCACGCGAGCGCGCGGACGCGACCTTCCTCGTCGCCGACGACGCCGACGAGGGCGTCGTCGGGTTCGCCCACGCGAAGCCGTGGCAGGACGATCCAGCGGTCGCGTACCTGATCCGGATCTACGTCAGACCGGACCTGTGGGACGAGGGGATCGGACACCGCCTGCTCGAGCGTCTCGAGGCCGACCTCGAGAGCGCGTTCGACCGACTGCGGCTGGTCGTCCTCGCGGACAACGACGTCGGCGTCTCCTTCTACGAGGCGACGGGGTTCGAGCGCGTCGAGACGCGAGAAAGCGGGCTGGACGAGGGACTCGAGGAGTACGTCTACGAAAAATTGCTGTGA
- a CDS encoding ABC transporter permease subunit translates to MNWGLVAGKDVRDSIRSRQLYVLCVLFGVTGVALAWTHARQAGRGFADPLDIVRVLLVVATVLVPATGLMLAHEAIVKPRTSGEYALLLGLPHSRLDLVAGTYAGRVTTLTISLVGGVVATAAATALFGATVPTVALGEFALATAILGVAYVAIGIAVSASVRSTTWAAVCAFGAFMLFIFLWRLVPGGVAYLVHGFEVPPTEPSWLPYVRALSPSVAYEQVAEAYVLEQGSVVEPLYALAVLVCWTCFAPVVGYLRFKRSDL, encoded by the coding sequence ATGAACTGGGGCCTCGTCGCCGGAAAGGACGTCCGCGACTCGATCCGGAGCAGACAGCTGTACGTCCTCTGTGTGCTGTTCGGGGTGACGGGCGTCGCGCTCGCGTGGACACACGCGAGACAGGCCGGCCGTGGGTTCGCCGACCCACTCGACATCGTTCGGGTACTGCTCGTCGTCGCCACCGTGCTCGTCCCCGCGACGGGATTGATGCTCGCCCACGAGGCGATCGTCAAACCGCGAACGAGCGGCGAGTACGCGCTCTTGCTCGGACTCCCCCACTCCCGACTCGACCTCGTCGCCGGGACATACGCGGGTCGCGTGACGACGCTGACGATCTCGCTGGTCGGCGGCGTCGTCGCCACGGCAGCCGCCACGGCGCTGTTCGGCGCGACGGTCCCGACCGTCGCACTCGGCGAGTTCGCACTCGCGACCGCGATCCTCGGCGTCGCCTACGTCGCAATCGGGATCGCGGTGTCGGCGTCGGTCCGCTCGACGACGTGGGCCGCCGTGTGCGCGTTCGGTGCCTTCATGCTCTTTATTTTCCTCTGGCGACTCGTCCCCGGCGGCGTCGCCTACCTGGTACACGGCTTCGAGGTTCCCCCGACGGAACCGTCCTGGCTCCCCTACGTGCGGGCGCTGTCGCCGAGCGTCGCCTACGAACAGGTCGCCGAGGCGTACGTCCTCGAGCAGGGAAGCGTCGTCGAACCGCTCTACGCGCTCGCGGTACTCGTCTGCTGGACGTGTTTCGCGCCAGTGGTCGGCTACCTGCGGTTCAAACGCAGCGACCTCTAG
- the kdgK1 gene encoding bifunctional 2-dehydro-3-deoxygluconokinase/2-dehydro-3-deoxygalactonokinase: MSDLVTFGETMLRLSPPGNERIESASEFEVRAAGAESNVAVAAERLGAVSTWTSKLPDSPLGRRVVGELRQYGIDTDVVWSQSGRQGTYYLEHGGKPRGTNVVYDREDAAITTAKAEEFDVDLIQDARVFFTSGITPALSSTLRETTVNMLKAAREAETTTAFDVNYRRKLWSPEEARETLLKLFPGIDILLIAARDARTVLGYEGDPRQLAHKLASQFDFTTVVVTRGDQGALAWHDNVVHDHEVYDTETVDPIGTGDAFTGAFIARRLAGDDVPKALEYASATAALKRTVPGDVALVTKEEVDAVVSDRTEDISR; this comes from the coding sequence GTGAGCGACCTCGTCACCTTCGGCGAGACGATGCTTCGTCTCTCTCCGCCGGGGAACGAGCGCATCGAGTCCGCAAGCGAGTTCGAGGTCCGCGCTGCGGGTGCAGAGAGCAACGTCGCCGTCGCCGCCGAGCGACTGGGGGCCGTCTCGACGTGGACCTCGAAACTGCCAGATTCGCCTCTCGGACGGCGCGTCGTCGGCGAACTCCGCCAGTACGGGATCGACACGGACGTCGTCTGGAGCCAGTCGGGACGGCAGGGGACCTACTACCTCGAGCACGGCGGCAAACCTCGCGGGACGAACGTCGTCTACGACCGCGAAGACGCCGCCATCACGACGGCCAAAGCCGAGGAGTTCGACGTCGACCTGATCCAGGACGCCCGCGTCTTCTTCACGTCGGGGATCACGCCGGCCCTCTCGTCGACCCTGCGGGAGACGACGGTGAACATGCTGAAAGCGGCCAGAGAGGCCGAGACGACGACGGCGTTCGACGTCAACTACCGTCGCAAGCTCTGGTCGCCCGAGGAAGCACGAGAGACGCTTCTCAAACTCTTCCCGGGGATCGACATCCTGCTGATCGCCGCCCGCGACGCCCGCACGGTGCTCGGCTACGAGGGCGACCCGCGACAGCTCGCACACAAACTCGCCTCGCAGTTCGACTTCACCACCGTCGTCGTCACGCGCGGCGACCAGGGCGCACTCGCCTGGCACGACAACGTCGTCCACGACCACGAGGTCTACGACACCGAAACCGTCGACCCCATCGGCACCGGCGACGCCTTCACCGGCGCGTTCATCGCCCGCCGACTCGCCGGCGACGACGTCCCGAAGGCACTCGAGTACGCCTCCGCGACGGCGGCGCTCAAGCGCACCGTTCCCGGCGACGTCGCACTGGTCACCAAAGAAGAGGTCGACGCGGTCGTCTCCGATCGGACCGAAGACATCTCGAGGTAG
- a CDS encoding DUF1028 domain-containing protein, which yields MTFSICVREEYEDDAGESQRRFGVAVTTRLAGVGTLCPFASENGAIATQSLVNVDLGRRGIRYVDEGLAVEDAVQSLLNADEGAPSRQVHGVDADGSFTFSGEECRGWYGHLEGDGYTVAGNLLTGESVIEATAASYEASDRDEPLAKRLIDALEAGDAEGGDKREELSVQSAAVVVRTTEERDLEPPYDDLRVDATETPIADLRETYELARQGHEDAMARYEDAYDEDDLESVEE from the coding sequence ATGACGTTCAGCATCTGCGTCAGAGAGGAGTACGAGGACGACGCGGGAGAGTCACAGCGGCGGTTCGGCGTCGCGGTCACGACTCGCCTCGCGGGCGTCGGCACGCTCTGTCCGTTCGCCAGCGAGAACGGCGCGATCGCGACCCAGAGTCTCGTCAACGTCGACCTCGGCCGGCGGGGGATCCGGTACGTCGACGAGGGACTCGCCGTCGAGGACGCCGTACAGTCGCTTTTGAACGCCGACGAGGGCGCGCCGAGCCGGCAGGTCCACGGCGTCGACGCCGACGGCTCGTTTACCTTCTCCGGGGAGGAGTGTCGGGGCTGGTACGGCCACCTCGAGGGCGACGGCTACACTGTCGCCGGCAACCTCCTGACGGGCGAGTCGGTGATCGAGGCGACTGCGGCGAGCTACGAGGCGAGCGACCGCGACGAACCGCTCGCGAAGCGACTGATCGACGCCCTCGAGGCCGGTGACGCGGAAGGCGGGGACAAACGCGAGGAGCTATCGGTGCAAAGCGCCGCCGTCGTGGTCCGGACGACCGAAGAACGCGACCTCGAACCGCCCTACGACGACCTCCGCGTGGACGCGACCGAGACGCCGATAGCAGACCTCCGGGAGACGTACGAACTCGCCAGGCAGGGTCACGAGGACGCGATGGCGCGGTACGAGGACGCCTACGACGAGGACGACCTCGAGTCGGTCGAGGAGTAG
- a CDS encoding DUF7562 family protein, giving the protein MWPSRRRKATVTCIACGTSVERDQAREYDKHGDRWDRDGKEFEYLCKPCDRDLCHHPRGELEELLVEIGTGDRTQAEFLSWYVALVEERYGPLEET; this is encoded by the coding sequence ATGTGGCCCTCCCGACGGCGCAAGGCGACGGTGACGTGTATCGCCTGTGGGACGTCGGTCGAGCGCGACCAGGCGCGCGAGTACGACAAACACGGCGATCGGTGGGACCGCGACGGCAAGGAGTTCGAGTACCTCTGTAAGCCCTGCGATCGCGACCTCTGTCATCACCCTCGCGGGGAACTCGAGGAGTTACTCGTCGAGATCGGAACCGGCGATCGAACGCAAGCGGAGTTTCTCTCGTGGTACGTCGCGCTGGTCGAGGAACGGTACGGCCCGCTCGAGGAGACCTGA
- a CDS encoding helix-turn-helix domain-containing protein: MQSADLTLRLPPSMQLPVPDPGEADVHREELLSWHVDPGSETVHFLSLFVGDLESVRAAASDLDVVRRFDLVPVDDDTFYGYAVMDVRNADAALMGAFDEPGLVVVPPIVYTDRATVRVTVLGEPDALSGLLEQFPADVDVEVKRVSDHQRRMETLAGRLTARQFEALESARELGYYDVPRTASLSAVADELDCSESAASTLLRTAETALVDAALGR; this comes from the coding sequence GTGCAGTCGGCAGACCTGACGCTCCGACTCCCGCCATCGATGCAGCTCCCGGTTCCAGACCCCGGCGAGGCGGACGTCCACCGCGAGGAGTTACTCTCCTGGCACGTCGATCCCGGGTCGGAAACGGTGCACTTTCTCTCGCTTTTCGTCGGCGACCTCGAGTCGGTTCGCGCCGCTGCTTCCGACCTCGATGTCGTCCGACGGTTCGACCTCGTCCCCGTCGACGACGACACGTTCTACGGCTACGCCGTGATGGACGTTCGCAACGCCGACGCCGCCCTGATGGGCGCGTTCGACGAACCGGGTCTCGTCGTCGTTCCGCCGATCGTCTACACCGATCGGGCGACCGTCCGCGTCACCGTCCTCGGCGAACCCGACGCGCTCTCCGGGCTGCTCGAGCAGTTTCCGGCCGACGTCGACGTCGAGGTCAAACGCGTCAGCGATCACCAGCGCCGCATGGAGACCCTCGCCGGCAGACTGACGGCCCGCCAGTTCGAGGCGCTCGAGTCGGCACGAGAGCTCGGCTACTACGACGTGCCCCGGACTGCGTCGCTTTCGGCGGTCGCCGACGAACTCGACTGCTCGGAGAGCGCGGCCTCGACGCTGCTTCGCACCGCCGAGACGGCACTCGTCGACGCTGCGCTTGGCCGATGA
- a CDS encoding RNB domain-containing ribonuclease, whose translation MSDDAQAEAGTAEGQGPVEISEDLARHLENKREELFEKFEIRDEFPAEVMAEAKERTEDVGSEIDAEIDERTDLRHLTTWTTDPIDAQDFDDALSVEERDDEYVLWVHIADVTHYVNPDTSMWDEAVERGNTVYLPGYTIHMLPPVLAETVCSLVPNEERLAHTVEMHLDKETLGYESIDIYKSVIESDERLTYSQAENRLDDPDAPLHEENALVYELADRMHEQRKEDGSLVLNPSRDRAHTIIEECMLKANKAVTHELMWSRGVEAMYRVHPQPSPDEWSEALQEIQDLDGVSIPGDSWDDPRKAVNATLEEAPGRQLDKIQWAVMKVMPRARYMNDPFGGHHALNFEIYGHFTSPIRRLSDLINHWIVYKNDVPETLVELCDRASDKQKAAEQCEREYKNFLQEVGLDPMAVNNRGIEVVEEEEAEKTL comes from the coding sequence ATGAGCGACGACGCACAGGCCGAAGCCGGGACGGCCGAAGGGCAGGGCCCAGTCGAAATCTCGGAGGACCTCGCCCGTCACCTCGAGAACAAACGCGAGGAACTGTTCGAGAAGTTCGAGATCCGCGACGAGTTCCCTGCCGAAGTGATGGCCGAGGCAAAAGAGCGCACAGAAGACGTCGGGTCGGAGATCGACGCGGAGATCGACGAACGGACCGATCTGCGTCACCTCACGACGTGGACGACGGACCCGATCGACGCCCAGGACTTCGACGACGCGCTCTCGGTCGAAGAGCGCGACGACGAGTACGTCCTCTGGGTCCACATCGCCGACGTCACCCACTACGTCAACCCCGACACGTCGATGTGGGACGAGGCCGTCGAGCGCGGGAACACCGTCTATCTACCTGGTTACACGATCCACATGCTCCCGCCGGTGCTCGCCGAGACGGTCTGTTCGCTCGTCCCCAACGAGGAACGACTCGCCCACACCGTCGAGATGCACCTCGACAAGGAGACGCTGGGGTACGAGTCGATCGACATCTACAAGTCCGTCATCGAGTCCGACGAGCGCCTGACCTACTCCCAGGCCGAAAACCGGCTGGACGACCCCGACGCGCCCCTCCACGAGGAGAACGCGCTCGTGTACGAACTCGCCGATCGGATGCACGAACAGCGCAAGGAAGACGGCTCGCTCGTCTTGAACCCGAGTCGCGACCGCGCACACACCATCATCGAGGAGTGCATGCTGAAGGCGAACAAGGCCGTCACGCACGAACTCATGTGGTCTCGGGGCGTCGAGGCGATGTACCGCGTCCACCCCCAGCCCAGTCCCGACGAGTGGTCCGAAGCCCTCCAGGAGATCCAGGACCTGGACGGCGTCTCGATTCCCGGCGACTCCTGGGACGACCCCCGGAAGGCCGTCAACGCAACCCTCGAGGAGGCCCCCGGCCGGCAACTCGACAAGATCCAGTGGGCCGTCATGAAGGTGATGCCCCGGGCACGGTACATGAACGATCCCTTCGGCGGCCACCACGCGCTCAACTTCGAGATCTACGGCCACTTCACGAGCCCCATCCGCCGTCTGTCCGACCTGATCAACCACTGGATCGTCTACAAGAACGACGTCCCGGAAACCCTCGTCGAGCTCTGCGATCGCGCGAGTGACAAGCAGAAGGCCGCGGAGCAGTGCGAACGTGAGTACAAGAACTTCCTCCAGGAGGTCGGTCTCGACCCGATGGCGGTCAACAACCGCGGTATCGAAGTGGTCGAGGAAGAAGAAGCCGAGAAGACGCTCTAG
- a CDS encoding MFS transporter, which produces MHARTRALVVTSVALFLSILVWFNYSAVLPLIVDEWGLTGTRAGIIFGVFQAGYLLAILPAGWLSDRYSPRWVISVGAAGTGLFSLGFALFATGFLSGTAFRFLSGLFIAGVYVPGMRFVSDWYPADVRGRAMGIYVGTFSLSSGLSFVAATVVADAIDWRTAVAATSVGALAVPPLMLGLAEDRSGRSARSIGGFDRSLLSNRAYLASVSIYSWHNWELFGVRNWLLAFLLATPAFAAVDSAGAFGVGAATLAGVLVGAVTAMSGVGNLAGGELSDRIGRSRTIGLGLGGSAVCSALLGVLGWLPLPALVALLLVYGTLLSVDSAPTSTLVTEVVDDSQVGTALSIQSFVGFSTTVVSPVVFGLALDVGGYALAWPTLAAGALAGLASVAVLERTLSRQRPSRTDPISR; this is translated from the coding sequence GTGCACGCACGAACCAGGGCGCTCGTCGTCACCTCCGTCGCGTTGTTCCTGTCGATTCTCGTGTGGTTCAACTACTCGGCGGTCCTCCCGCTGATCGTCGACGAGTGGGGATTGACGGGCACTCGAGCGGGAATCATCTTCGGCGTCTTCCAGGCGGGCTACCTCCTCGCGATCCTCCCCGCCGGGTGGCTGTCGGATCGATACTCGCCGCGGTGGGTGATCAGCGTCGGCGCGGCGGGAACCGGTCTCTTCAGCCTCGGATTCGCGCTGTTCGCGACGGGCTTTCTCTCCGGGACGGCGTTTCGATTTCTTTCTGGGCTGTTCATCGCGGGCGTCTACGTCCCCGGCATGCGCTTCGTCAGCGACTGGTATCCCGCCGACGTTCGCGGTCGGGCGATGGGGATCTACGTCGGCACCTTCTCGCTGAGCAGCGGCCTCTCGTTCGTCGCGGCGACCGTCGTCGCCGACGCGATCGACTGGCGGACCGCCGTCGCCGCGACGAGCGTCGGCGCGCTAGCCGTTCCCCCGTTGATGCTCGGACTGGCCGAGGACAGATCCGGGCGTAGCGCGCGTTCGATCGGTGGATTCGACCGATCGCTACTGAGCAACCGCGCCTACCTCGCCAGCGTGAGCATCTACTCGTGGCACAACTGGGAGCTGTTCGGCGTTCGAAACTGGCTGCTGGCGTTCCTGCTCGCGACGCCCGCGTTCGCCGCGGTCGACTCGGCTGGTGCGTTCGGAGTCGGTGCCGCAACCCTCGCCGGAGTGCTCGTCGGTGCCGTCACCGCGATGAGCGGCGTCGGGAATCTCGCGGGCGGCGAACTCTCCGATCGGATCGGTCGCTCGAGAACGATCGGTCTCGGACTCGGCGGCAGCGCCGTTTGCAGCGCGCTCCTGGGTGTCCTCGGCTGGCTTCCACTCCCGGCGCTCGTCGCGCTGTTGCTCGTCTACGGAACGCTACTGAGCGTCGACAGCGCGCCTACCTCGACGCTGGTCACCGAGGTCGTGGACGATTCCCAGGTCGGGACGGCGCTGTCGATCCAGTCGTTCGTCGGGTTCTCGACGACGGTCGTCTCGCCAGTCGTCTTCGGGCTGGCGCTCGACGTCGGCGGCTACGCTCTCGCGTGGCCGACGCTTGCTGCCGGCGCGCTGGCTGGCCTCGCCTCCGTCGCCGTGCTGGAACGAACTCTGTCGCGACAGCGGCCGTCGCGGACCGACCCGATCAGCCGGTGA
- the rtcA gene encoding RNA 3'-terminal phosphate cyclase, whose product MLELDGAAAGGQFVRTALALSALEDEPIRLENVRGGRSTPGLRPQHLAALETMAEVCAADVAGDEVGAETVEFDPDGIAGGHYAVDIGTAGSTTLLFDTLLPLATRLESRLAVTVSGGTDVKWSPPLDYVRHVKLPLLRRYGLDAAIDLERRGFYPSGGGRATLSIAPSTLESIHLESRSDVRGVRVYSTEAAALADSDVATRQAAGALERLQPADRDLEVRERVETTAASDCPGSAVVIRLDCIEDEQRRPALAGFSALGERGTPAERVGEDAADAAIRFLEREAAVDRHMADQLLVFLALAGGRVQIPAVTDHVETSLELLESFGLAVELEERPAPTVVGRSS is encoded by the coding sequence ATGCTCGAACTCGACGGCGCAGCGGCCGGCGGGCAGTTCGTCAGGACGGCCCTCGCCCTCTCGGCGCTGGAAGACGAACCGATTCGCCTCGAAAACGTCCGCGGCGGGCGGTCGACGCCTGGGCTCCGACCACAGCATCTCGCGGCACTCGAAACGATGGCCGAGGTCTGTGCTGCCGACGTCGCCGGCGACGAGGTCGGCGCGGAGACGGTCGAGTTCGATCCCGACGGCATTGCGGGCGGCCACTACGCCGTTGACATCGGAACCGCCGGGAGCACGACGCTGCTGTTCGATACGCTGCTCCCGCTGGCGACGCGACTCGAGTCCCGACTCGCCGTGACCGTCTCGGGTGGGACGGACGTGAAGTGGTCGCCGCCGCTCGACTACGTCCGGCACGTCAAACTCCCGCTGTTGCGCCGCTACGGGCTCGACGCCGCCATCGATCTCGAGCGGCGGGGGTTCTACCCGAGCGGCGGCGGTCGGGCGACGCTCTCGATCGCACCCTCGACCCTCGAGTCGATCCACCTCGAGTCCCGAAGCGACGTCCGCGGCGTCCGGGTCTACTCGACGGAGGCGGCGGCGCTCGCCGACAGCGACGTCGCGACCCGACAGGCGGCGGGCGCACTCGAGCGACTCCAGCCCGCGGATCGCGACCTCGAGGTGCGCGAACGCGTCGAGACGACGGCGGCGAGCGACTGTCCCGGCTCTGCCGTCGTGATCCGACTCGACTGCATCGAAGACGAGCAGCGCCGGCCGGCGCTCGCGGGATTCTCGGCGCTCGGCGAGCGGGGGACGCCCGCAGAACGCGTCGGCGAGGACGCCGCCGACGCCGCGATCCGGTTTCTCGAGCGCGAGGCGGCGGTCGACCGGCACATGGCCGACCAGTTGCTCGTCTTCCTCGCGCTGGCTGGCGGCAGGGTGCAGATACCGGCCGTCACCGACCACGTCGAGACGAGCCTCGAGTTGCTCGAGTCGTTCGGCCTCGCGGTCGAACTCGAAGAGCGGCCCGCGCCGACGGTGGTCGGACGGTCGTCGTGA
- a CDS encoding RNA-binding protein: MQVKSRHHLRSDAVAALEERISEGLGVDLEADTYERVEFEDEDLEVILVDGEPQVATFDDEEFLTVRGANAHDPERRLVTVDAGAISFVSDGADVMRPGITEASEDIETGDLVVIAEETHGKVLAVGRARADGTEMVGDEGKVVDSLHHVGDDLYEFTG; encoded by the coding sequence ATGCAGGTCAAGTCAAGACACCACCTCCGCAGCGACGCCGTCGCTGCACTCGAGGAGCGGATTTCCGAGGGACTCGGCGTCGACCTCGAGGCGGACACCTACGAGCGCGTCGAGTTCGAGGACGAAGACCTCGAGGTGATCCTCGTCGACGGCGAGCCACAGGTCGCCACCTTCGACGACGAGGAGTTTCTCACGGTCCGGGGCGCAAACGCCCACGATCCCGAACGGCGACTCGTCACCGTCGACGCCGGCGCGATCTCGTTCGTCAGCGACGGCGCGGACGTGATGCGACCCGGCATCACCGAGGCCAGCGAAGACATCGAGACTGGCGATCTGGTCGTGATCGCCGAGGAGACCCACGGAAAGGTCCTGGCGGTCGGGCGGGCCCGGGCCGACGGAACGGAGATGGTCGGCGACGAAGGGAAAGTCGTCGACTCGCTGCACCACGTCGGCGACGACCTCTACGAGTTCACCGGCTGA
- a CDS encoding ABC transporter ATP-binding protein — protein sequence MSAIELRDVEKRFGDVPALRGIDLEVERGEVFGFLGPNGAGKSTTIDLLVNHRYPTAGTIEVLGYDAVADPVAIRQRVGLLPEGFSPLGTMTGRQHVEYAIAATDADDDPEALLEQVDLLEAASRPASGYSKGMAQRLALAMALVGDPDLLVLDEPSTGLDPHGVRRMREIIREAVDEGTTVFFSSHILEQVEAVCDRVGIMNDGRLVAVDSIEGLRETVGADGTIRVDLADDPDEVRGVVERIDGVSTVETRDGGLTVACSAGTKLAVLDEVRAAGGTITDFTTADASLEDLFVAYTRRSR from the coding sequence ATGTCCGCTATCGAACTCAGGGACGTCGAGAAGCGATTCGGCGACGTCCCAGCCCTCCGCGGAATCGACCTCGAGGTCGAGCGAGGCGAGGTGTTCGGCTTCCTCGGCCCGAACGGGGCCGGCAAGTCGACGACGATCGACCTCCTGGTGAACCACCGCTATCCCACCGCCGGGACGATCGAGGTGCTCGGGTACGACGCCGTCGCCGATCCCGTCGCGATCCGACAGCGAGTCGGCCTCCTCCCCGAAGGCTTCAGTCCGCTCGGGACGATGACCGGCCGCCAGCACGTCGAGTACGCGATCGCGGCGACGGACGCAGACGACGATCCCGAGGCCCTCCTCGAGCAGGTCGACCTGCTCGAGGCCGCGAGCCGGCCCGCGAGTGGCTACTCGAAGGGGATGGCCCAGCGACTCGCCCTCGCGATGGCGCTGGTCGGCGATCCCGACCTGCTCGTCCTCGACGAACCCTCGACCGGCCTGGATCCCCACGGCGTCCGTCGGATGCGCGAGATCATCCGAGAGGCCGTCGACGAGGGGACGACCGTCTTCTTCTCGAGTCACATCCTGGAGCAGGTCGAGGCCGTCTGTGACCGCGTCGGCATCATGAACGACGGGCGACTCGTCGCGGTCGACAGTATCGAGGGACTGCGCGAGACGGTCGGCGCGGACGGGACGATCCGGGTCGACCTCGCGGACGATCCCGACGAGGTACGCGGCGTCGTCGAACGAATCGACGGCGTCTCGACGGTCGAGACCCGCGACGGCGGACTCACCGTCGCCTGCAGCGCCGGGACGAAACTCGCGGTGCTCGACGAGGTTCGCGCTGCCGGCGGCACGATCACCGACTTCACCACGGCCGACGCCTCGCTCGAGGACCTGTTCGTGGCCTACACCCGGAGGTCACGATGA